One genomic window of Sporosarcina ureae includes the following:
- a CDS encoding YibE/F family protein — protein sequence MVLNRIRNVTTWQWILFLILALCCISSIVFVNQNYSFYDRPIAKVIHTTIEEKTEVTDTHGNEDTLFVQHIVARIMNGEEMGREVQLVNEYSSSGAYDQQYHIGNELFVSIDSKAREELTGSITDVKRDKYVLIVAWIFVFTLLIVGHKQGLLAIVGFVMNVMVLSVALDIYVKYYEVSLLVVCGICILLFTTISLLLVSGRNEKTYAAIVATLVATVVSLSITSLVIWITSGNGLRYEEMQFLTRPYHTIFMAGLFIGSLGAIMDVAITMSSSMFALYERDSTISVKALKASGIDIGKDIMGTITSILFFAYISGSIPMLILYLKNSSPVGFALSMNLSLELARALAGGIGIVLTIPIGLYTAIFFIERKRARI from the coding sequence ATTGTCTTGAATAGAATTAGAAACGTCACAACATGGCAGTGGATCTTGTTTTTGATCTTAGCACTTTGCTGTATCAGTTCCATTGTTTTTGTAAATCAAAATTATTCATTTTATGACCGACCGATCGCTAAGGTAATCCATACAACGATAGAGGAAAAAACTGAGGTAACAGATACGCATGGCAATGAAGATACCCTATTTGTTCAGCACATAGTAGCTAGGATCATGAATGGGGAAGAAATGGGTCGTGAAGTCCAGTTGGTAAATGAGTATTCATCTTCGGGGGCGTACGATCAACAGTACCATATAGGAAATGAACTATTTGTCTCGATTGATTCCAAGGCAAGAGAAGAACTGACAGGTAGTATCACAGACGTGAAACGTGATAAATACGTATTGATCGTTGCATGGATCTTCGTCTTTACGCTATTGATTGTAGGGCATAAGCAAGGGCTATTGGCGATAGTGGGCTTTGTGATGAACGTCATGGTACTATCAGTCGCTTTAGATATTTATGTGAAATATTATGAGGTCAGTTTACTTGTGGTTTGCGGGATATGTATCCTGTTATTCACAACCATTTCGCTCCTGTTAGTTAGCGGACGCAATGAAAAAACGTATGCCGCCATTGTGGCTACGTTAGTCGCAACGGTAGTATCTCTTTCCATCACGTCTCTTGTCATCTGGATCACTTCTGGGAATGGGCTGCGTTATGAAGAAATGCAGTTTTTGACGCGTCCTTATCACACGATCTTCATGGCGGGGTTATTTATTGGATCTCTTGGAGCTATCATGGATGTGGCCATTACCATGTCGTCTTCGATGTTTGCATTATATGAAAGAGATAGTACTATATCCGTTAAAGCGCTGAAAGCATCTGGCATAGATATCGGCAAAGATATTATGGGAACTATTACAAGCATTCTATTTTTCGCTTATATAAGTGGATCCATCCCCATGCTGATCCTCTATTTAAAAAACTCTTCACCTGTAGGATTTGCACTTTCGATGAATCTATCGCTGGAATTAGCACGTGCATTAGCTGGTGGAATTGGGATCGTCTTGACTATCCCGATTGGACTCTATACAGCGATTTTCTTTATTGAACGAAAGAGGGCGAGAATATGA
- a CDS encoding CdaR family transcriptional regulator — MFQFDTLGHEMVTELSNLIKQQVILTDRRGFIQSSTEPDRINQFHEGALLSMRQKTMLRMGDEEAQHLQGVRRGIVLPIIIGGEPIAVLGVTGDPDEIHPQAQLILRVAELFIQDSLKRKQKDEKVRDVEFFVFDWLTGSKKDERFMERGTLLGIDVTLYRQVVVLEVLDLLEQFTIEEMETFASIQNIHPSMKMIRWAQNKILLLLPEMNQQTVKNELEFLLLHIKRRKKVQVVAGIGASTRYFELAKSFAQAERAVNAAKGSGDIVFEHELRLEIILQSVPDMVKQEFLKRTVATLEDHKDLLNNLTVWFEENQSMQNTAQRLHIHKNTWSYRLQKIEQLTGLSVSSTHDVFLLYLALRLMEE; from the coding sequence GTGTTTCAATTTGATACATTAGGACATGAAATGGTAACGGAATTATCGAATCTGATTAAGCAGCAAGTCATTTTAACGGATCGAAGAGGCTTCATTCAATCGAGTACAGAACCCGATCGAATCAACCAGTTCCATGAAGGAGCACTGTTGAGTATGCGTCAGAAAACGATGCTCCGTATGGGGGATGAGGAAGCGCAGCATCTGCAGGGGGTTCGTAGGGGTATCGTCTTGCCAATCATCATTGGAGGCGAACCGATCGCTGTACTTGGTGTGACGGGTGATCCAGACGAGATTCATCCGCAGGCTCAGCTGATCTTACGCGTAGCGGAACTGTTCATCCAGGACTCCCTGAAACGAAAGCAGAAGGATGAAAAAGTACGTGATGTGGAGTTCTTCGTCTTTGACTGGCTGACAGGATCAAAGAAAGATGAACGATTTATGGAACGGGGGACACTGCTCGGAATCGACGTCACTCTTTACCGTCAAGTGGTGGTATTGGAAGTGCTGGATTTACTGGAACAGTTCACGATCGAGGAAATGGAGACATTCGCGTCGATTCAAAATATCCACCCTTCTATGAAGATGATTCGCTGGGCGCAAAATAAAATCTTACTATTATTACCTGAAATGAATCAACAAACAGTAAAAAATGAATTAGAATTCCTGTTGCTTCATATAAAACGGCGCAAGAAAGTACAAGTCGTCGCAGGTATAGGTGCATCCACACGGTATTTCGAATTAGCTAAATCATTCGCGCAGGCAGAACGTGCTGTCAATGCTGCAAAGGGATCCGGCGATATTGTCTTTGAGCATGAACTGCGGCTTGAAATTATTTTGCAGAGCGTTCCAGATATGGTGAAGCAAGAATTTCTTAAGCGTACAGTTGCGACGCTGGAAGATCATAAAGACCTGCTAAATAATTTGACAGTATGGTTCGAAGAGAATCAATCGATGCAAAATACTGCACAGCGTCTGCATATCCATAAAAACACATGGTCTTACCGGCTGCAAAAGATCGAGCAATTAACGGGATTATCTGTTTCTAGTACACATGATGTCTTTTTGTTGTACTTGGCATTGCGTTTAATGGAGGAGTAG
- a CDS encoding ribonucleotide reductase N-terminal alpha domain-containing protein, whose product MRVFEQKKECIHERELLQLLYKQVEQQRGRPVYSGFHQVVRKLLQDGLYGQWIYDYSASEIKWLGLQIVAERDRLIPPALLQQYMNEFVTSDYYDKPIGLPQERIMLIAMAAMQHETIQRLQKVQEAYWLLSHGYVTLPAEVMSFFGKTFYRRKTRVEQYTMDIADSRIASFLSSKVKEKHIRIPDYFMEQVKACGSWSLFEAEQTERALSCSHGNSNSEWFPDAADGSSIAYKKVSAIGLMKQLLGSEGIVVHFHNEKRQEKAAWSSYIQLPNVLQETELSRTCTILVRLLNGIESIWGHTLRVEVAGWETAIADQKIGLHSEKALLFIEEVAEEINRYLEVASYQSGMQIPLRKAAAVTQQSINQATSQQQTAMIDRVTAEQRHTDQGGSIMLEKSPTIETAELLQLLIKAWGGGVPEVRLI is encoded by the coding sequence ATGAGAGTATTTGAACAGAAGAAGGAATGTATACATGAACGTGAACTGTTGCAGTTATTGTATAAACAAGTAGAACAACAGCGTGGAAGACCTGTGTATTCAGGATTTCATCAAGTAGTCAGGAAACTGTTACAGGATGGATTATATGGTCAATGGATCTATGACTATTCAGCGAGCGAAATCAAATGGCTTGGCTTACAGATTGTAGCTGAACGCGATCGATTGATACCTCCTGCACTGTTGCAACAATATATGAATGAATTTGTAACATCGGATTATTATGACAAACCGATAGGACTGCCTCAAGAGAGGATTATGCTCATAGCAATGGCCGCCATGCAGCATGAAACTATCCAGCGCCTACAAAAAGTACAGGAAGCATATTGGCTACTGAGTCATGGCTATGTGACTTTACCAGCTGAAGTGATGTCGTTCTTCGGTAAGACATTCTATCGGCGAAAGACGAGAGTAGAGCAATATACCATGGATATTGCTGACAGTAGAATCGCATCATTTTTATCGAGCAAAGTAAAAGAAAAGCATATACGTATACCCGATTATTTTATGGAACAAGTAAAAGCGTGCGGCTCTTGGAGTTTATTTGAAGCTGAACAAACAGAGCGCGCATTGAGTTGTTCGCATGGCAACTCCAACAGTGAATGGTTTCCCGATGCCGCTGACGGTTCTTCTATTGCTTATAAAAAAGTTTCTGCCATTGGTTTGATGAAACAGCTGCTTGGAAGTGAAGGAATTGTTGTACATTTTCACAATGAAAAAAGACAGGAAAAAGCTGCATGGTCCTCATATATTCAATTGCCGAACGTATTGCAGGAAACGGAGTTGTCCCGTACTTGTACCATACTTGTGCGTTTACTAAACGGCATTGAGAGCATATGGGGACATACTTTACGAGTTGAAGTGGCAGGTTGGGAAACCGCTATAGCTGACCAGAAAATTGGTTTGCATTCAGAGAAGGCCCTTCTATTTATTGAAGAAGTAGCGGAAGAAATAAACCGCTACTTGGAGGTGGCATCGTATCAAAGCGGAATGCAAATCCCTTTGCGCAAAGCAGCCGCAGTCACGCAACAGTCGATAAACCAAGCGACGAGTCAACAGCAAACCGCGATGATCGACCGAGTCACTGCAGAACAGCGCCATACCGATCAAGGCGGATCTATCATGTTAGAGAAATCTCCAACCATTGAAACTGCAGAACTGTTACAGCTGCTCATAAAGGCATGGGGCGGTGGAGTACCGGAAGTCCGACTTATCTGA
- the mdh gene encoding malate dehydrogenase: MAFKRHKIAVIGAGHTGSTVALMAAQRELGDIVLVDIPDLSNPTKGKALDLLQTSPVQQFNSRITGTSNYEDIEGAAMVIITAGVARKPGMSRDDLVATNAKIMRSVSEQVKRHAPDSTVLILSNPVDAMTYVCYKTTGFPKNRVIGQSGVLDTARFNTFISEELNISVEDISGFVLGGHGDDMVPLVRYSYAGGIPLDKIISNERLEAIVERTRKGGGEIVSLLGNGSAYYAPAAALVEMAEAIIKDKKRILPSIAYLEGEYGYQNIYLGVPTVLGGNGIESVIELPLTKEEQTALDQSADSVRAVIDICEKQMSL; the protein is encoded by the coding sequence ATGGCTTTCAAACGACATAAAATTGCAGTCATTGGAGCTGGTCACACCGGTTCAACCGTAGCATTGATGGCAGCACAGAGAGAACTAGGTGACATCGTATTAGTCGATATACCGGATCTCTCTAATCCAACCAAAGGTAAAGCACTAGATCTTCTTCAAACGAGTCCTGTACAACAATTTAATTCTCGCATTACAGGTACATCTAATTACGAGGATATTGAAGGTGCAGCAATGGTTATCATTACTGCGGGTGTTGCACGTAAACCAGGTATGAGTCGCGATGATTTAGTTGCAACCAATGCGAAGATTATGCGTTCCGTTTCCGAGCAAGTGAAGCGTCATGCCCCAGACAGCACCGTGCTGATTTTAAGTAATCCGGTAGATGCGATGACATATGTATGTTATAAAACAACTGGATTTCCTAAAAATCGTGTAATTGGACAATCAGGTGTGCTTGATACTGCACGTTTCAATACGTTCATTTCCGAAGAATTGAATATTTCTGTAGAGGATATTTCGGGCTTTGTACTTGGCGGACACGGAGATGATATGGTGCCACTTGTGCGTTACTCTTACGCCGGCGGCATTCCGTTGGATAAAATCATATCGAATGAACGGCTAGAAGCCATTGTGGAGCGTACTCGAAAAGGCGGCGGTGAAATTGTCTCACTACTAGGTAATGGTAGCGCTTATTACGCACCCGCTGCGGCTTTAGTAGAGATGGCTGAGGCAATTATTAAAGATAAGAAACGAATTTTGCCGTCCATCGCTTATTTAGAGGGTGAATATGGATATCAAAATATTTACTTAGGCGTACCCACTGTTCTCGGGGGCAATGGTATCGAAAGTGTGATTGAACTTCCGTTAACAAAGGAAGAACAAACAGCACTTGATCAGTCAGCTGACTCTGTCAGAGCAGTCATCGACATTTGCGAAAAGCAAATGTCCTTATAA
- a CDS encoding BMC domain-containing protein, with translation MSQAIGMIETKGLIGSIEAADAMVKASNVELVSQEMVDGGIVTVIVQGDVGAVQAAVDAGRDAAARVGELLGAHVIPRPDDSVYGMVKPLVPTTSEIPQVKKLAEVKKAPKKD, from the coding sequence ATGAGTCAAGCGATCGGAATGATTGAGACAAAAGGATTGATTGGATCGATTGAAGCGGCGGACGCCATGGTGAAAGCATCCAACGTAGAGTTAGTATCACAGGAGATGGTGGATGGCGGAATCGTTACGGTCATCGTTCAAGGTGACGTTGGAGCAGTTCAGGCAGCTGTTGATGCAGGTCGCGACGCAGCAGCGCGTGTAGGTGAATTACTAGGCGCGCATGTAATACCGCGTCCCGATGATTCAGTATATGGCATGGTGAAACCCCTAGTGCCGACTACTTCAGAAATTCCACAAGTAAAGAAACTGGCAGAAGTGAAGAAGGCACCGAAGAAAGACTGA
- a CDS encoding EutN/CcmL family microcompartment protein yields the protein MRMGRVIGNVWATRKEDGLSGLKLLIVQPIDAHGNSIQSHMVAADRIGAGVGDEVLITSGGSSRFILPKENPIPIDAVIIGIIDSTEVKRGDIHESSDRND from the coding sequence ATGCGAATGGGTAGAGTGATTGGTAATGTATGGGCAACCCGTAAAGAGGATGGATTATCAGGACTTAAGCTGTTAATCGTCCAGCCGATTGATGCACACGGCAATAGTATACAGTCGCATATGGTCGCGGCAGATCGGATTGGAGCAGGGGTTGGTGATGAAGTACTCATTACGAGTGGCGGTTCTTCACGCTTTATTTTACCGAAAGAAAACCCGATCCCAATCGACGCGGTCATTATTGGTATTATCGATTCAACAGAAGTGAAAAGAGGTGATATACATGAGTCAAGCGATCGGAATGATTGA
- the pduL gene encoding phosphate propanoyltransferase codes for MNQQLIEQIVGEILGQLGKAPVQLPERAVPIAVSARHVHLQPEHVEVLFGTGYELTQRSELSQPGQFAANETVMIAGPKSSIERVRILGPVRKATQVEVSFTDAMKLGVKPPLRESGNIEGSAPITLIGPKGSVHINQGLIIAQAHIHMAPTDATRFGVEDGEYVTVEADGIRSISFRNVRIRVNERYRLEMHIDTDEANAGFISQGSIGRLVKSDDAKETVPVQTMMKTVTTTTPVNAPVTFEFTKKLLSAEDVSEISEKEIVINKGTIVTALARDTARELGKTISSRK; via the coding sequence ATGAATCAGCAATTGATTGAACAAATTGTCGGAGAAATTCTTGGACAATTAGGGAAAGCTCCCGTTCAATTGCCGGAACGAGCGGTTCCTATTGCAGTTTCCGCCCGTCACGTACATTTACAGCCTGAACATGTGGAAGTATTGTTTGGCACAGGGTATGAATTGACACAGCGGTCCGAGCTTTCACAGCCGGGCCAATTCGCCGCCAATGAAACGGTGATGATTGCAGGACCTAAAAGCAGCATTGAACGTGTGCGTATTTTAGGGCCTGTCCGAAAAGCGACCCAAGTTGAGGTCAGCTTTACGGATGCTATGAAGCTCGGCGTCAAGCCCCCACTTCGGGAATCCGGCAATATTGAAGGATCAGCACCGATTACATTAATTGGACCAAAAGGTAGTGTGCATATAAACCAAGGTCTTATTATTGCACAGGCACATATCCATATGGCGCCCACTGACGCTACGCGCTTTGGCGTGGAAGACGGGGAATATGTCACAGTGGAAGCGGACGGAATAAGATCTATTTCATTCCGCAATGTACGCATTCGAGTGAATGAGCGATATCGTCTTGAAATGCATATTGATACCGATGAAGCAAATGCAGGTTTCATTTCACAGGGGTCGATTGGTCGTCTAGTGAAATCGGATGATGCAAAAGAAACGGTACCTGTACAAACGATGATGAAAACGGTGACGACGACTACTCCAGTAAATGCTCCAGTGACATTTGAATTCACAAAAAAGCTTTTGTCGGCTGAAGACGTGTCCGAGATTTCAGAAAAGGAAATTGTTATTAATAAAGGCACAATTGTGACGGCACTAGCAAGAGATACAGCACGTGAACTCGGTAAAACGATATCTAGTAGAAAGTAG
- a CDS encoding BMC domain-containing protein — MNREGTALGMVETKGLIGAIEAADAMVKAASVNLVGKVHVGGGIVTVMVRGDVGAVKAATDAGAASAQRVGELLSVHVIPRPHNELEMMLPKSE, encoded by the coding sequence ATGAACAGAGAAGGTACAGCATTAGGAATGGTAGAAACTAAAGGATTAATCGGTGCAATCGAGGCAGCAGACGCAATGGTGAAAGCAGCAAGCGTAAACTTGGTAGGTAAAGTACATGTTGGCGGCGGAATCGTAACAGTTATGGTACGCGGTGATGTAGGCGCAGTAAAAGCGGCAACAGACGCAGGTGCTGCTTCAGCACAACGTGTGGGCGAATTGCTTTCTGTTCACGTAATTCCAAGACCACATAATGAACTAGAAATGATGTTACCAAAAAGCGAATAA
- a CDS encoding aldehyde dehydrogenase family protein yields MRTAVQTAKEAQEKFMGYSQQQVDKIVKAVADAAFEQSGRLAQLAVEETGMGVAAHKKIKNEVGSRDVYESIKDMKTVGVIKEDHMNKVLEIAAPFGVVAAIIPTTNPTSTAFFKTLISLKTRNSIVVSPHPYAVKCTHEALKVCDAAAVAAGAPEGLIQCLTLASMEATQQLMSHKDVNLIIATGGSALVKAAYSSGKPAYGVGPGNVPVYIERSAKIEKAVKDIVDSKSFDYGTICATEQAIVVDKHVVDLVTRELKKNGAYILSDDEKKIMEGIISPVPGKVNPKVVGKSPQFIAKMAGISLPEGTRLIVGMETKVGKDVPFSLEKLSPIFAMYVVDGVKHSKEVCLDLLNLGGRGHSLALHTEIDAVAREFAMEMPVSRILVNTMSSIGAVGGTTGLMPSFTLGCGTFGGNITSDNVTAKHLLNIKRMAYGTKEVQLPKHSEPVESSNDQLVSSVMNNVSATTNNNIDPALVQNLVSEIVKQLTK; encoded by the coding sequence ATGCGTACAGCCGTCCAAACTGCAAAAGAAGCACAAGAGAAATTTATGGGCTATTCTCAGCAACAAGTCGACAAGATTGTCAAAGCCGTAGCGGATGCTGCCTTTGAACAATCCGGTCGCCTCGCGCAACTAGCAGTAGAAGAAACAGGTATGGGGGTAGCAGCTCATAAGAAAATTAAGAACGAAGTGGGCTCCCGAGACGTATATGAAAGTATTAAAGATATGAAAACAGTCGGTGTCATCAAAGAAGACCATATGAATAAAGTCTTGGAAATTGCTGCTCCGTTCGGTGTAGTTGCCGCTATTATCCCGACAACCAACCCAACATCGACAGCGTTCTTCAAAACGTTGATTTCATTGAAGACACGAAATTCTATTGTCGTGAGTCCACACCCTTACGCAGTGAAATGCACACACGAAGCATTAAAAGTATGTGATGCAGCAGCTGTTGCAGCGGGTGCCCCGGAAGGTTTAATTCAATGTCTCACGTTGGCTTCGATGGAAGCTACACAGCAATTAATGTCGCATAAAGATGTTAATCTAATCATTGCAACAGGCGGTAGTGCGCTCGTCAAAGCGGCATATAGCTCCGGTAAGCCGGCTTACGGTGTAGGGCCTGGGAATGTGCCAGTGTATATCGAACGTTCCGCAAAGATTGAAAAAGCAGTAAAAGACATTGTGGACAGCAAATCATTTGACTACGGTACGATTTGTGCAACCGAGCAAGCCATTGTTGTCGATAAGCACGTCGTGGATCTCGTTACGCGTGAGTTGAAGAAAAACGGCGCGTATATTTTATCGGATGATGAGAAAAAGATTATGGAAGGTATCATCTCACCGGTACCCGGTAAGGTGAATCCGAAAGTGGTCGGTAAGAGCCCACAGTTCATCGCGAAAATGGCAGGCATTTCTTTACCTGAAGGCACGCGCTTGATTGTTGGGATGGAAACGAAAGTTGGTAAAGACGTACCGTTTTCATTGGAGAAATTATCACCGATTTTCGCTATGTATGTCGTGGATGGTGTGAAGCACTCGAAAGAAGTGTGCCTCGACTTGCTAAATCTTGGCGGGCGTGGACATAGCTTGGCACTACATACCGAAATCGATGCAGTAGCTCGTGAATTCGCTATGGAAATGCCAGTATCCCGTATTTTGGTCAATACCATGTCTTCTATTGGAGCAGTTGGTGGTACGACAGGTTTAATGCCATCATTCACATTAGGGTGCGGAACATTTGGCGGTAATATTACATCAGACAATGTCACAGCTAAGCATTTGTTGAACATTAAGCGGATGGCATATGGCACGAAGGAAGTACAACTGCCGAAGCACTCAGAGCCTGTAGAGAGTTCCAATGACCAGCTCGTATCTAGTGTGATGAACAATGTATCAGCCACAACAAACAACAACATCGATCCAGCATTAGTACAGAACTTAGTTAGTGAAATCGTTAAACAACTTACAAAATAA
- the eutL gene encoding ethanolamine utilization microcompartment protein EutL → MKIYADILSMQVISNVSPELAEKFRLKSNQRSLGIVTTTIDDVGYTAIDAATKHSDVEVVYAKSFYAGSAHSSGPLSGEFIGIIAGSSPEEVKSGLDSIRITIEHEAYFEAINGNPNHALYAHTISSCGSYLADMANVSDGQSLAYLIAPPVEAVIGLDAALKAADVTLCVLYAPPSETNFGGGLLTGSQSSCNAAADAFREAIQKMADDPLSY, encoded by the coding sequence ATGAAAATCTATGCAGATATATTGTCGATGCAAGTCATATCAAATGTCAGTCCGGAACTTGCTGAGAAGTTTCGATTGAAGTCTAACCAGCGAAGCCTTGGGATAGTAACGACGACAATTGACGACGTCGGCTATACAGCAATTGATGCAGCAACGAAGCATAGTGATGTGGAAGTGGTCTACGCAAAAAGCTTTTACGCGGGTTCAGCTCATTCTTCTGGCCCGTTATCGGGAGAGTTTATTGGAATCATTGCGGGCTCGTCACCGGAAGAAGTGAAAAGCGGCCTTGATTCAATTCGTATAACGATAGAGCACGAAGCGTATTTTGAAGCGATCAACGGAAACCCGAATCATGCGTTATATGCGCATACCATCTCCAGTTGTGGGAGTTATTTGGCTGACATGGCCAATGTATCCGATGGACAGTCATTGGCATACTTGATTGCACCGCCTGTTGAAGCTGTTATCGGTTTGGACGCTGCTTTAAAAGCAGCTGACGTTACACTTTGTGTACTCTATGCACCTCCCTCCGAAACAAACTTCGGCGGTGGCCTGTTGACAGGCAGTCAATCTTCTTGCAATGCTGCAGCCGACGCATTCCGGGAAGCGATACAGAAGATGGCAGATGATCCGTTAAGTTACTGA
- the eutC gene encoding ethanolamine ammonia-lyase subunit EutC, with the protein MDLNEELIQQITKMVVEKLEAANSSQKIQPSTNEQKIELFSQQPIGHLEVETVGNSPSGAVTFHSTTKEPKRNISTVKPKPTTAYGNPKSKPQIASEEDKLAEYRKKTPARVGVGRAGSRPKTKTWLQFRLDHAAAVDAVYGEVPDNLLEQLGLFQVQSKVADKEEYIRRPDLGRKLSDEARSLIQERCKKSPVVQIVASNGLSAKAIEENLEDVYLSLQQSLNNLNIDMGTTFYVDKGRVAVMDDIGELLQPDVVIMLIGERPGLVSAESLSAYMCYKPRHGTIEADRMVISNIHKGGIPPVEAGAFLGTIIQKILKYEASGVSLVQKEG; encoded by the coding sequence ATGGACTTGAATGAAGAATTAATTCAGCAAATCACAAAAATGGTTGTGGAAAAACTGGAGGCCGCAAATAGCAGTCAAAAAATACAACCGTCAACGAATGAACAGAAAATAGAACTATTTTCACAGCAACCGATCGGACATTTGGAAGTGGAAACTGTGGGGAATTCGCCTAGTGGCGCAGTGACATTCCATAGTACGACGAAAGAGCCGAAGCGAAATATTTCTACTGTAAAACCCAAGCCGACGACAGCGTATGGTAACCCGAAATCAAAACCACAAATAGCTTCTGAAGAAGATAAGCTGGCAGAATATCGTAAGAAAACACCAGCGCGCGTAGGAGTTGGGCGCGCAGGCTCACGTCCGAAAACAAAAACGTGGCTACAGTTCCGACTGGATCATGCAGCAGCGGTTGACGCGGTCTACGGTGAAGTACCGGATAACTTGCTTGAACAGCTAGGATTGTTCCAAGTGCAATCCAAAGTGGCAGATAAAGAAGAATACATTCGACGCCCGGATCTTGGTAGAAAGCTTTCAGACGAAGCAAGATCTTTAATTCAGGAGCGTTGTAAGAAATCACCCGTCGTACAAATCGTAGCGTCAAACGGACTGAGTGCGAAAGCGATAGAAGAAAACTTGGAAGACGTCTACTTGTCATTACAACAATCACTTAACAACTTGAATATTGATATGGGAACAACATTTTATGTCGATAAGGGACGAGTTGCCGTAATGGATGATATCGGAGAGCTGTTGCAACCTGATGTTGTCATCATGCTGATCGGTGAACGTCCAGGTCTTGTTTCTGCAGAGTCGCTAAGTGCTTATATGTGCTACAAACCTCGACATGGCACGATTGAAGCAGATCGTATGGTCATCTCGAATATCCATAAAGGAGGAATCCCTCCTGTCGAGGCGGGTGCATTCCTCGGGACGATTATTCAGAAAATCTTAAAGTATGAAGCGAGCGGTGTATCGCTTGTTCAAAAGGAAGGATAA